A DNA window from Streptococcus sp. LPB0220 contains the following coding sequences:
- a CDS encoding Mini-ribonuclease 3, protein MIDVNLINGIALAFEGDAVYSMYIRRHLIFQGMTKPNKLHQAATRYVSARAQASLIESMLEQEILTEKELEIYKRGRNTNSHTKAKNADVVTYRMSTGFEAVMGYLHMTGELSRLEELIDWCIQQVEEGRKQ, encoded by the coding sequence GTGATTGATGTCAATCTAATCAATGGGATTGCCCTTGCCTTTGAGGGAGATGCGGTCTATTCCATGTATATTCGCAGACACCTGATTTTTCAAGGGATGACCAAGCCCAATAAGCTTCACCAGGCTGCCACCCGCTATGTCTCTGCTAGAGCTCAGGCCAGCTTGATTGAAAGCATGCTGGAGCAAGAAATTCTGACAGAAAAAGAGTTGGAGATCTACAAGCGCGGTCGCAATACCAATAGCCATACCAAGGCCAAAAATGCGGATGTCGTGACCTATCGGATGTCGACGGGCTTTGAGGCTGTCATGGGCTATCTCCATATGACGGGGGAGCTCTCTCGGCTAGAAGAGCTGATTGACTGGTGCATCCAGCAAGTAGAAGAAGGAAGAAAGCAGTGA